One window from the genome of Pyrus communis chromosome 16, drPyrComm1.1, whole genome shotgun sequence encodes:
- the LOC137719498 gene encoding protein DMR6-LIKE OXYGENASE 2-like codes for MATLLSDLVSGATHVPSNYVRPAHDRPNLDQVQSSDHSIPLINLQGLEDSRRSDTIKQIGLACQDYGFFQVQNHGIEEAVIDNMLSVSKEFFHLPESERLKSFSDDPLKTTRLSTSFNVKTEEVSSWRDYLRLHCYPLEDYMHEWPSNPPSFREDVAEYCRNVRGLAVRLLESISESLGLEGDYMNKALGKHGQHMAINYYPTCPQPELTYGLPGHADPNVITVLLQDDVAGLQVLNNSKWVAVKPIPHTFIVNIADQIQVLSNDRYKSVLHRAVVNCNKERISIPTFYCPSYDAVMEPAPQLIDDHHPPLYRSFTYAEFYEKFWDRGLNTRSSLDLFKTTSHSA; via the exons ATGGCTACACTTTTATCTGACCTTGTGTCTGGTGCAACCCATGTTCCCTCTAACTATGTCCGACCGGCACACGATCGTCCGAATCTCGACCAGGTCCAGTCCTCCGATCACTCCATTCCTCTCATCAATCTCCAAGGCCTTGAGGATTCTAGGCGCTCGGACACAATCAAACAGATAGGCCTTGCCTGCCAAGATTACGGTTTCTTTCag GTCCAAAACCATGGAATTGAAGAGGCCGTGATCGATAACATGCTGAGTGTATCAAAGGAGTTTTTCCATTTGCCAGAAAGTGAGAGGTTAAAGAGTTTCTCCGATGATCCACTTAAAACCACGAGGCTGTCGACGAGTTTCAATGTCAAAACTGAGGAGGTCTCCAGCTGGAGAGACTACTTAAGGCTCCACTGCTACCCTTTAGAGGACTACATGCATGAATGGCCGTCCAACCCTCCATCTTTCAG AGAAGATGTGGCTGAGTATTGCAGGAATGTGAGAGGATTAGCAGTGAGACTGCTCGAATCCATATCAGAAAGCTTAGGGTTAGAAGGGGATTACATGAACAAGGCACTGGGGAAGCATGGACAGCACATGGCAATCAATTACTATCCGACTTGTCCTCAGCCAGAGCTCACCTATGGCCTACCTGGTCATGCTGATCCTAATGTCATCACTGTTCTCCTTCAAGATGACGTAGCAGGCTTGCAGGTTCTGAACAATAGCAAATGGGTGGCTGTCAAACCCATCCCACATACTTTCATTGTCAACATTGCTGATCAAATCCAG GTTCTTAGCAATGATCGTTACAAGAGTGTACTCCATCGGGCGGTGGTGAATTGCAACAAAGAAAGGATCTCCATCCCGACATTCTATTGCCCATCGTACGATGCTGTGATGGAACCAGCCCCACAACTGATTGATGATCATCATCCTCCCCTCTACAGGAGCTTCACTTATGCTGAGTTCTATGAAAAATTCTGGGACCGTGGCCTTAACACTCGATCCTCTTTGGACTTGTTTAAGACCACTTCTCATTCTGCTTAA